In Brassica napus cultivar Da-Ae chromosome A3, Da-Ae, whole genome shotgun sequence, the sequence AAAGTTCTCTGCATTGTCTTGATGGTGAAGGTGGTATATCAAATGATAACCTTAGCAGTCCTGGAGCTTAGTTTACATATGATacgattgttttttttaactttgtgATTGATAAACAATTGTTAAATCTTGTTTAGCCTTTTATTGTGACTTGTATTGTTGGTCAAACCTTCAGTTACATACGTCTAAGGATGTCTGTTGGAACAAAGTTCTGTAATTAAAATCACTGATTAAGCTAATAAGTGGTACATCACATTCTCAAGGCAGCTAAAAAATTGATTCTTTTCTAAACCCTCTAACGCTATCTAGAAGGCTTTTGAATCAACTACAAAACGCAAAACGCGGATTAAAACGGAGGGGAGAGACTCGTTGCTTCTAAACCGCGCGTCGCGTTTCGCTGGGaagaagcatccaaaacggcaCGAGCGGTCTCCAAAACGCCTTGACCGCTAACGTAATGACTCCGACACACAGGCATATACACCTCCGCTCCACCAATCAACTCCGTCTCCCTCTCCTCCGTCTTCCTCAGCGTAAACGAAGCTCTCTTCCCACAAACCTCACACCTCGACGCCAGCTTCGTAACCGTATCCGCAACCGGAACCAAATCCAGCACCGAACCGAACCTCCTCCTCAGATAATCACCGTCCAATCCCGCCACAATTACCGTTTTACCCTCCTTATCAGCCGCCTCGCGGCAAAACTCGTAGAGGTCCCCGAAGAACTGCGCCTCGTCGATCCCAATCACGTCCAACTGATTCCTATACGCATCGAAACCGAATCTCTCCTTGAAAGAGTTTAGATCAGGGAGAGCCCAGCAAGGGAACTTCTCTCCGTCGTGAGTAACGA encodes:
- the LOC106377278 gene encoding thymidine kinase b-like, whose amino-acid sequence is MRTLISPSLPPLFSLHLPKPSLFSTALRASRYPLTASAFSLNRLPTNPHRPSASRRELHTEAASKSKPFSAPPGEIHVVVGPMFSGKTTTLLRRILSERESGKKVAVIKSDKDDRYCAESIVTHDGEKFPCWALPDLNSFKERFGFDAYRNQLDVIGIDEAQFFGDLYEFCREAADKEGKTVIVAGLDGDYLRRRFGSVLDLVPVADTVTKLASRCEVCGKRASFTLRKTEERETELIGGAEVYMPVCRSHYVSGQGVLETARAVLDASSQRNATRGLEATSLSPPF